From Oreochromis niloticus isolate F11D_XX linkage group LG14, O_niloticus_UMD_NMBU, whole genome shotgun sequence, one genomic window encodes:
- the gdpd4a gene encoding glycerophosphodiester phosphodiesterase domain-containing protein 5 isoform X2, with protein sequence MPVTRLKLGKLKVVRRQLLQRDQVEESLERWRCAQERSWEKETDGKVTMYEHQPFVSCLAGLYGCQWRRYQRARAQPGECCCSKVECGSFGLLILTFFLSFVFLYFWSEAQNDYNDFDWFNFGNLGFWFPWSLVLLIVAAALFTYIALLLVLAVCLLSEGQRLYLHWSHKSGIVVTLAFSVTATAILSDLWSKEWKTLLLSLQVTAPYLHVAAVSLMAILSWPIALHFFRMNKKVRQVAVLGLFLSVLFSVYLVPLGMYSPCIKEAGTLGPAPTLIGHRGAPMLAPENTVMSFEKAVEAGGEGLETDVTISSDGVPFLMHDSTLKRTTNIAEVFPNRTHLDASMFTWTELQQLNAGDWFLSRDPFGTVSSLSAADRSQAQNQSIPSLAQFLEVAARSGRLVLFDLRRPPHGHPYSQSYINTTLQVVQAHINSSQVLWLPSEDRDQVQAVDPDLQQTSGEKASIQELTDGHITRLNLHYSTMSQQQIRKYQSVNISTNLYVISQPWLYTLAWCAGAQSVTTNSIHVLSNINKPLFLMTPEEYSLMWILTDVVSAFLVTAIFIFHWWRERGLPFWSGSRQTHENGPYSKFRTDSAEIICVHWSPLHSEPPPGALVSLPLVFNP encoded by the exons ATGCCCGTGACCAGACTGAAACTGGGGAAGCTAAAGGTGGTGCGGCGGCAGCTGCTGCAAAG AGAtcaggtggaagagagcctggagaggtggaggtgtgCACAGGAGAGAAGCTGGGAGAAGGAGACAGATGGAAAAGTGACGAT GTATGAACACCAGCCATTTGTCTCCTGCCTGGCTGGCCTCTACGGCTGCCAATGGAGACGATACCAAAGAGCCCGGGCACAGCCGGGAGAGTGCTGCTGCAGcaag gtGGAATGTGGCAGCTTTGGCCTCCTGATCCTCACCTTTTTCCTGAGTTTTGTGTTCCTCTATTTCTGGAGTGAAGCCCAGAACGACTACAATGACTTTGACTG GTTTAACTTTGGGAATCTTGGGTTCTGGTTCCCCTGGTCTCTGGTGCTGCTGATTGTTGCTGCGGCTCTCTTCACATACATCGCTCTGCTATTG GTGCTGGCGGTGTGTTTGCTTTCTGAGGGCCAGAGGTTGTACCTTCACTGGAGCCACAAG TCTGGTATTGTGGTGACGCTGGCGTTCTCCGTCACAGCCACCGCCATCCTCTCTGACCTCTGGAGCAAAGAATGGAAgactctcctcctctccctgcAG gTCACAGCACCTTACCTACATGTGGCTGCAGTGTCACTGATGGCGATTCTTTCCTGGCCAATAGCTTTACATTTCTTTCGCATGAACAAGAAAG TCCGTCAGGTGGCCGTCCTGGGACTGTTTCTGTCCGTGCTGTTCTCGGTCTACCTGGTTCCTCTGGGAATGTACTCGCCCTGCATCAAAGAGGCGGGAACTCTGGGACCTGCCCCTACTCTCATTGGGCACAGAGGAGCTCCAATG ctcGCTCCGGAGAACACTGTGATGTCTTTTGAGAAGGCAGTGGAAGCTGGAGGAGAAGGACTGGAGACTGATGTCACCATCAG tTCTGATGGCGTTCCCTTCCTGATGCACGACTCCACCCTGAAGAGGACCACTAATATTGCGGAGGTTTTCCCAAACAGGACACACCTCGATGCCTCCATGTTCACTTGGACCGAGCTGCAGCAGTTGAATGCTGGTGATTGGTTCTTATCG AGGGATCCGTTTGGCACCGTGTCAtccctctctgcagcagaccgCTCCCAGGCCCAGAACCAGTCTATTCCCTCACTGGCCCAGTTCCTGGAGGTAGCGGCCCGAAGTGGTAGACTCGTACTGTTCGACCTGCGCAGGCCACCGCATGGACACCCATACAGTCAGTCATACATCAACACCACTCTACAGGTGGTACAGGCCCACATCAACTCCTCGCAG GTCCTGTGGCTGCCATCTGAAGACAGGGACCAGGTCCAGGCTGTGGACCCAGACCTGCAGCAGACCTCTGGAGAAAAGGCTTCTATCCAGGAGCTGACAGACGGACACATCACCAGACTGAACCTGCACTACAGCACCATGTCTCAGCAACAGATCCG TAAGTACCAGTCAGTAAACATCAGCACTAACCTGTATGTGATCAGCCAGCCTTGGCTCTACACACTGGCCTGGTGTGCCGGAGCGCAGTCCGTGACCACCAACTCCATCCACGTCCTGTCCAACATCAACAAGCCGCTGTTCCTGATG ACCCCAGAGGAATACAGTCTGATGTGGATTCTTACTGATGTGGTGTCAGCCTTCCTCGTCACTGCAATTTTCATATTCCACTG
- the gdpd4a gene encoding glycerophosphodiester phosphodiesterase domain-containing protein 5 isoform X1 — MPVTRLKLGKLKVVRRQLLQRDQVEESLERWRCAQERSWEKETDGKVTMYEHQPFVSCLAGLYGCQWRRYQRARAQPGECCCSKVECGSFGLLILTFFLSFVFLYFWSEAQNDYNDFDWFNFGNLGFWFPWSLVLLIVAAALFTYIALLLVLAVCLLSEGQRLYLHWSHKSGIVVTLAFSVTATAILSDLWSKEWKTLLLSLQVTAPYLHVAAVSLMAILSWPIALHFFRMNKKVRQVAVLGLFLSVLFSVYLVPLGMYSPCIKEAGTLGPAPTLIGHRGAPMLAPENTVMSFEKAVEAGGEGLETDVTISSDGVPFLMHDSTLKRTTNIAEVFPNRTHLDASMFTWTELQQLNAGDWFLSRDPFGTVSSLSAADRSQAQNQSIPSLAQFLEVAARSGRLVLFDLRRPPHGHPYSQSYINTTLQVVQAHINSSQVLWLPSEDRDQVQAVDPDLQQTSGEKASIQELTDGHITRLNLHYSTMSQQQIRKYQSVNISTNLYVISQPWLYTLAWCAGAQSVTTNSIHVLSNINKPLFLMTPEEYSLMWILTDVVSAFLVTAIFIFHWWRERGLPFWSGSRQTHENGPYSKFRTELSDVWSVSSVTVRPDLRSIPNSPSTPHLPTITEE, encoded by the exons ATGCCCGTGACCAGACTGAAACTGGGGAAGCTAAAGGTGGTGCGGCGGCAGCTGCTGCAAAG AGAtcaggtggaagagagcctggagaggtggaggtgtgCACAGGAGAGAAGCTGGGAGAAGGAGACAGATGGAAAAGTGACGAT GTATGAACACCAGCCATTTGTCTCCTGCCTGGCTGGCCTCTACGGCTGCCAATGGAGACGATACCAAAGAGCCCGGGCACAGCCGGGAGAGTGCTGCTGCAGcaag gtGGAATGTGGCAGCTTTGGCCTCCTGATCCTCACCTTTTTCCTGAGTTTTGTGTTCCTCTATTTCTGGAGTGAAGCCCAGAACGACTACAATGACTTTGACTG GTTTAACTTTGGGAATCTTGGGTTCTGGTTCCCCTGGTCTCTGGTGCTGCTGATTGTTGCTGCGGCTCTCTTCACATACATCGCTCTGCTATTG GTGCTGGCGGTGTGTTTGCTTTCTGAGGGCCAGAGGTTGTACCTTCACTGGAGCCACAAG TCTGGTATTGTGGTGACGCTGGCGTTCTCCGTCACAGCCACCGCCATCCTCTCTGACCTCTGGAGCAAAGAATGGAAgactctcctcctctccctgcAG gTCACAGCACCTTACCTACATGTGGCTGCAGTGTCACTGATGGCGATTCTTTCCTGGCCAATAGCTTTACATTTCTTTCGCATGAACAAGAAAG TCCGTCAGGTGGCCGTCCTGGGACTGTTTCTGTCCGTGCTGTTCTCGGTCTACCTGGTTCCTCTGGGAATGTACTCGCCCTGCATCAAAGAGGCGGGAACTCTGGGACCTGCCCCTACTCTCATTGGGCACAGAGGAGCTCCAATG ctcGCTCCGGAGAACACTGTGATGTCTTTTGAGAAGGCAGTGGAAGCTGGAGGAGAAGGACTGGAGACTGATGTCACCATCAG tTCTGATGGCGTTCCCTTCCTGATGCACGACTCCACCCTGAAGAGGACCACTAATATTGCGGAGGTTTTCCCAAACAGGACACACCTCGATGCCTCCATGTTCACTTGGACCGAGCTGCAGCAGTTGAATGCTGGTGATTGGTTCTTATCG AGGGATCCGTTTGGCACCGTGTCAtccctctctgcagcagaccgCTCCCAGGCCCAGAACCAGTCTATTCCCTCACTGGCCCAGTTCCTGGAGGTAGCGGCCCGAAGTGGTAGACTCGTACTGTTCGACCTGCGCAGGCCACCGCATGGACACCCATACAGTCAGTCATACATCAACACCACTCTACAGGTGGTACAGGCCCACATCAACTCCTCGCAG GTCCTGTGGCTGCCATCTGAAGACAGGGACCAGGTCCAGGCTGTGGACCCAGACCTGCAGCAGACCTCTGGAGAAAAGGCTTCTATCCAGGAGCTGACAGACGGACACATCACCAGACTGAACCTGCACTACAGCACCATGTCTCAGCAACAGATCCG TAAGTACCAGTCAGTAAACATCAGCACTAACCTGTATGTGATCAGCCAGCCTTGGCTCTACACACTGGCCTGGTGTGCCGGAGCGCAGTCCGTGACCACCAACTCCATCCACGTCCTGTCCAACATCAACAAGCCGCTGTTCCTGATG ACCCCAGAGGAATACAGTCTGATGTGGATTCTTACTGATGTGGTGTCAGCCTTCCTCGTCACTGCAATTTTCATATTCCACTG